CTTGAGACTGCGCGTCATGGCGACTCGGCTGGCTTCCAATTGGCGCGCTGTGATCCAGGCGGGCTCAGTCGCCTTCAGGCCGAACTCTCCAAACGCGATTTGACTGCCGCGTTGCGCCGCGCCTTTCATGCGGCCGCGTTGCTGCTTGCGAAATTTGACTCGTTTCGGCATTAACATTGGTTATCGTCTCCTTGCTCACATCCGGCGGTCGCCGATGATCTCACCGCGACAGATCCATACTTTGACCCCGATCGTGCCGTAGGTCGTTTTCGCAGTCGCGCGCGCAAAATCAATGTCGGCGCGCAGTGTGTGCAGCGGAATGCGGCCTTCTTTATACTGTTCGGTGCGCGCCATTTCCGCGCCGCCTAACCGGCCCGCGCAAAACACACGCACACCCTCGGCGCCCATGCGCATCGTGCCGGTAATCGCCTTTTTCATCGCGCGCTTGAACGAAATTTTGGCTTCGAGCTGGTGCGCGATATTCTCCGCCACCAAATACGCGTCCAATTCCGGCCGCTTGATCTCGTTGATGTTCAGTTGAATTTCTTTTTTC
The DNA window shown above is from Cytophagia bacterium CHB2 and carries:
- the rpsC gene encoding 30S ribosomal protein S3; this translates as MGQKTNPIGLRLGIVRDWESNWFGGRNFQTKLKEDLHLRRYVRSRLQRAGVSMIQIERDPSDKRITVTIHTARPGIVIGRKGSEVDKLKEELQRVTKKEIQLNINEIKRPELDAYLVAENIAHQLEAKISFKRAMKKAITGTMRMGAEGVRVFCAGRLGGAEMARTEQYKEGRIPLHTLRADIDFARATAKTTYGTIGVKVWICRGEIIGDRRM